In one window of Henckelia pumila isolate YLH828 chromosome 1, ASM3356847v2, whole genome shotgun sequence DNA:
- the LOC140875580 gene encoding mogroside IIIx synthase-like, with translation MKVKFSILVFPWIAHGHVFPYLELSKNLSNKNFHVYLCSTAINLDSVKNSLQQQSDHSIQLVELQLPSFPDLPPHFHTTKNVPPDLMPRLFQAFQMSVSSFKDIISNLKPDLLIYDGFQTWAAKMAISMNIPAVHFAATGAAAHSFSYHGFKCKGSTFPYPAVYLKDHERKASLAEFAQLKKDVVDKDSFFAHFELSCDIVLMKTCRGIEGKYVDYLSVLCKKNVVPVGPLITQSYNEEEGSEILEWLSKRPQFSTVFISFGSENYLSKDQMEEIAKGLELCNVNFIWVVRSPVGKTININEAMPKVFLDRVKERGIIVQGWAPQAKILAHKSVGAFVSHCGISSVIESLYFGVPVIAVPLKLDQPLNARLVVEAGVGVEVARDEDGNFRGDEFANAINKVIVETSGEKLRLRAKELSEVMKNEEEDAMNETVEQLSQVCIKYKQQI, from the coding sequence ATGAAAGTAAAATTCAGCATCCTCGTGTTTCCATGGATCGCACATGGCCATGTCTTCCCCTATCTTGAACTATCCAAGAATCTGTCCAACAAGAATTTCCATGTATACTTGTGTTCTACGGCAATCAACCTTGATTCAGTCAAGAACTCACTTCAACAACAATCTGATCATTCAATCCAACTAGTTGAACTTCAATTACCATCGTTTCCTGATCTTCCTCCGCACTTCCACACCACCAAAAACGTCCCCCCAGATCTCATGCCGAGGCTTTTTCAGGCCTTTCAAATGTCAGTCTCCAGCTTCAAAGATATCATCAGTAATCTGAAGCCAGATTTGTTGATTTATGATGGATTTCAAACGTGGGCTGCGAAAATGGCCATATCGATGAACATTCCCGCCGTCCATTTCGCTGCCACGGGAGCTGCAGCACATTCATTTTCTTATCATGGGTTCAAATGTAAAGGTTCCACTTTCCCTTATCCGGCGGTGTACCTTAAAGACCACGAGAGGAAGGCGTCACTAGCTGAGTTTGCTCAACTTAAAAAAGATGTGGTTGACAAAGATTCATTTTTTGCCCACTTTGAACTATCTTGTGACATTGTTTTGATGAAGACATGCAGGGGAATTGAAGGGAAGTATGTGGATTATTTGTCTGTTTTGTGCAAGAAAAACGTGGTACCTGTTGGTCCACTCATCACACAATCTTACAATGAAGAAGAAGGTTCGGAAATCTTGGAATGGCTGAGTAAGAGACCACAGTTTTCGACGGTGTTCATTTCTTTTGGCAGTGAAAACTACCTGTCTAAAGATCAAATGGAGGAGATAGCAAAAGGGTTGGAGCTTTGCAACGTTAACTTCATATGGGTCGTAAGATCTCCTGTCGGAAAGACGATTAACATTAACGAGGCAATGCCGAAGGTGTTTCTTGATAGAGTGAAAGAGAGGGGTATTATTGTTCAGGGATGGGCGCCACAAGCTAAAATCTTGGCACACAAAAGCGTTGGTGCTTTTGTGAGCCACTGTGGGATAAGTTCTGTAATCGAAAGCTTGTATTTCGGAGTACCAGTTATCGCGGTACCGTTGAAACTCGACCAGCCTTTGAATGCTAGGCTTGTGGTGGAGGCTGGTGTTGGTGTTGAGGTTGCTAGGGATGAGGATGGAAACTTCAGGGGAGATGAGTTTGCGAACGCGATAAACAAGGTTATTGTTGAGACGAGCGGCGAAAAGTTGAGGCTTAGGGCAAAAGAATTGAGTGAGGTGatgaaaaatgaagaagaagatgCGATGAATGAAACAGTAGAGCAGCTCTCGCAGGTTTGCATCAAGTATAAGCAACAGATATAG